The following coding sequences lie in one Crassostrea angulata isolate pt1a10 chromosome 10, ASM2561291v2, whole genome shotgun sequence genomic window:
- the LOC128168097 gene encoding cell death abnormality protein 1-like → MKSLWRYTLVILVSVKFVSTQCIDGTCDCHCTCCAICGYTRDNYCELCEAGWGGSINNRCQRKNLAYKATATSSSTTGNNFAMNAVDEDPGTYALTKTEKYPWLTITLSTIFTIKGIYLISNEDRYTTFSVYITNSTLTELTDVTLCNIFYATNYKNPRNVICTKTLTGDQFVITTNSTLGRLMVYEIQVYECAQGTYGDLCDRECRNCVDNRCDGYTGVCERGCKVGWQGERCDIPCDLNCKDGKCNQDTGICTEGCKPDWYGNTCDKQCPSQCKTSCDPSVGCTNCPIGYNGPYCNPCDGNTYGKNCSLTCQNCDDCNIVNGCGVCWDGFYGDLCNLKCPKQCRNYICSRQSGDCVDGCKDGYGGTKCETACKDNCATCSTNDLCISCLNGRFGTNCEYLCSGTCGGSKTCDKNSGVCSECNPGTFGPNCTQQCSGNCLPGTLSVCDRNGICISGCVDGWFGPQCDTQCPIENCEKCNSSDFSCEICNIGYYLDNVQEIRKCVKCPSRYFSCNSDLRCTECIPKFTGYQCENECTINCVDDLFKCKY, encoded by the exons ATGAAGTCCCTGTGGAGATACACGTTAGTGATTCTTGTATCTGTCAAGTTTGTTTCTA CCCAGTGTATAGACGGAACATGTGATTGCCATTGTACATGCTGTGCCATTTGTGGTTATACTCGTGATAATTATTGCGAGCTCTGTGAAGCGGGATGGGGTGGATCAATAAACAATCGTTGCCAAAGAA AGAACTTAGCATACAAAGCAACAGCGACCTCATCCTCAACTACTGGGAACAACTTTGCAATGAATGCTGTAGACGAGGACCCTGGGACATACGCTCtaacaaaaacagaaaagtATCCTTGGCTGACAATAACCCTGTCCActatatttacaattaaaggGATATACTTAATTTCAAATGaag ATCGGTATACCACGTTTTCTGTTTACATCACAAATTCAACTCTAACGGAATTAACTGACGTCACACTGTGTAACATTTTCTATGCAACAAATTATAAGAACCCTCGAAATGTAATATGCACTAAGACATTAACTGGAGATCAATTTGTCATCACAACAAATTCTACATTGGGGCGTCTTATGGTGTACGAAATACAGGTTTATG AATGTGCCCAAGGTACCTACGGAGATCTATGTGACCGTGAGTGTAGAAACTGTGTAGACAATAGATGTGATGGGTATACAGGTGTCTGTGAACGTGGTTGCAAGGTTGGTTGGCAGGGGGAAAGATGTGACATACCTTGTGATTTAAATTGTAAGGACGGTAAATGCAACCAAGATACGGGAATTTGCACAGAAGGATGCAAACCTGATTGGTACGGAAACACATGTGATAAACAGTGCCCATCGCAGTGCAAAACGTCTTGTGATCCATCTGTTGGATGTACCAATTGCCCAATAGGCTATAATGGACCTTACTGTAATCCATGTGACGGGAATACGTACGGCAAAAACTGTAGCTTGACTTGTCAAAATTGTGATGACTGCAATATTGTTAATGGATGTGGAGTATGCTGGGACGGCTTCTACGGTGATCTTTGCAATCTTAAATGCCCAAAGCaatgtagaaattatatatgctctcggCAATCAGGAGATTGTGTAGATGGATGTAAAGACGGATATGGAGGAACTAAATGTGAGACAGCTTGCAAAGATAACTGTGCAACTTGCAGTACCAACGATCTTTGCATCTCTTGTTTAAATGGACGGTTCGGTACAAACTGCGAATACCTTTGTTCAGGAACATGCGGCGGAAGTAAAACATGTGACAAGAACAGTGGAGTGTGTTCGGAGTGCAATCCTGGAACGTTTGGTCCAAATTGCACACAGCAATGCAGTGGGAACTGTTTGCCTGGTACACTGAGTGTTTGTGACAGAAATGGAATCTGTATCAGTGGATGCGTGGACGGATGGTTTGGTCCACAATGCGATACACAATGTCCAATTGAAAACTGCGAAAAATGCAACTCCAGCGATTTTTCCTGTGAAATTTGTAATATTGGTTACTATTTAGACAATGTACAGGAAATTCGAAAGTGTGTAAAGTGTCCGTCTAGGTATTTTAGTTGTAATAGCGATTTAAGATGCACCGAGTGCATACCAAAATTTACTGGATACCAGTGTGAAAATGAATGCACCATAAACTGCGTCGATGATCTTTTCAAATGTAAGTATTAA
- the LOC128168098 gene encoding tubulin alpha-1A chain-like, translating into MRECISVHVGQAGVQMGNACWELYCLEHGIQPDGQMPSDKTIGGGDDSFNTFFSETGAGKHVPRAVFIDLEPTVVDEVRTGTYRQLFHPEQLITGKEDAANNYARGHYTIGKEIVDLVLDRIRKLADQCTGLQGFLIFHSFGGGTGSGFTSLLMERLSVDYGKKSKLEFAIYPAPQVSTAVVEPYNSILTTHTTLEHSDCAFMVDNEAIYDICRRNLDIERPTYTNLNRLIGQIVSSITASLRFDGALNVDLTEFQTNLVPYPRIHFPLATYAPVISAEKAYHEQLTVADITNSCFEPANQMVKCDPRHGKYMACCMLYRGDVVPKDVNAAIATIKTKRTIQFVDWCPTGFKVGINYQPPTVVPGGDLAKVQRALCMLSNTTAIAEAWARLDHKFDLMYAKRAFVHWYVGEGMEEGEFSEAREDLAALEKDYEEVGVDSVEGEGEEEGEEY; encoded by the exons agGGAATGTATCAGTGTTCACGTCGGTCAGGCAGGAGTCCAGATGGGCAATGCCTGCTGGGAGTTGTACTGTCTGGAACATGGAATCCAGCCGGACGGTCAGATGCCCAGTGACAAGACCATTGGAGGAGGGGACGACTCTTTCAACACCTTCTTTAGTGAGACTGGGGCAGGCAAGCACGTACCCAGGGCTGTATTTATTGACCTAGAGCCAACCGTTGTAG ATGAAGTACGCACCGGCACTTACCGCCAACTCTTCCACCCAGAACAGTTGATCACGGGGAAGGAAGATGCAGCAAACAACTATGCCCGTGGACACTACACCATCGGGAAGGAGATCGTGGACTTGGTCCTGGACAGAATCCGTAAGTTGGCTGACCAGTGCACAGGACTTCAGGGATTCCTTATCTTCCACAGTTTTGGTGGAGGAACTGGATCTGGATTCACATCTCTACTCATGGAACGTCTCAGCGTGGACTATGGGAAGAAATCCAAACTGGAGTTTGCAATCTATCCGGCTCCCCAAGTGTCCACTGCAGTAGTAGAGCCATACAACTCCATTTTGACAACCCATACCACTCTGGAGCACTCGGACTGCGCCTTCATGGTGGACAATGAAGCCATTTACGATATCTGTCGCCGCAACTTGGACATTGAGCGCCCAACCTACACTAACCTGAACCGTCTGATTGGTCAGATAGTGAGCTCCATCACTGCTTCTCTCCGTTTTGACGGTGCCCTCAACGTGGACTTGACCGAGTTCCAGACCAACTTGGTGCCCTACCCTCGTATCCACTTCCCACTTGCCACCTATGCCCCTGTTATCTCTGCAGAAAAGGCTTACCATGAACAACTGACAGTAGCAGATATCACAAATTCCTGCTTTGAACCAGCCAATCAAATGGTGAAGTGTGACCCTCGTCACGGTAAGTACATGGCTTGCTGCATGTTGTACAGAGGAGATGTTGTTCCCAAGGACGTCAATGCTGCCATTGCCACCATCAAGACCAAGCGTACTATCCAGTTTGTGGACTGGTGTCCCACTGGTTTCAAGGTGGGCATCAACTATCAGCCACCCACCGTGGTTCCTGGTGGTGACTTGGCCAAGGTCCAGCGTGCTTTGTGCATGTTGAGCAACACCACCGCCATCGCCGAGGCCTGGGCTCGTCTTGATCACAAGTTTGACCTGATGTACGCCAAGCGAGCCTTCGTCCACTGGTACGTGGGAGAGGGTATGGAGGAAGGTGAATTCTCCGAGGCCCGTGAAGATCTGGCTGCCCTGGAAAAGGACTACGAGGAAGTGGGCGTCGACTCCGTGGAGGGAGAAGGGGAAGAGGAAGGAGAAGAGTATTAA